The following coding sequences are from one Arthrobacter sp. 24S4-2 window:
- the tyrS gene encoding tyrosine--tRNA ligase, whose translation MSQLNDLESQQNDPSFANIWQELNWRGLVHVSTDEVELEKLLAGDPVTYYCGFDPTAPSLHLGNLVQLLVMRRLQLAGHKPLGLVGGSTGLIGDPRPTAERTLNTKDTVSEWVGYLQAQVRRFLSFEGDNAARMVNNLDWTAPLSAIDFLRDIGKHFRVGTMLRKDAVASRLSSDEGISYTEFSYQILQGMDYLQLFRDYGCALQTGGSDQWGNLTSGTELIRKVEGKHVHALGTPLITNSDGTKFGKSEGNAIWLDPEMCSPYAFYQFWLNTADADVADRLKVFTFLSRAEIEALEVSIAERPFAREGQRKLAFEVTSLVHGVEATEKVIAASAALFGGGDLAALDEGTLAAATAELPSARIAADGLGIVDLLVASGLSDSKSAARRTVGEGGAYVNNSKVTDPDAVIPGSELLHGRYLLLRRGKKNLATVEVTAS comes from the coding sequence GTGTCCCAACTAAATGATCTCGAGTCCCAGCAGAACGATCCGAGCTTTGCCAACATCTGGCAAGAGCTCAACTGGCGCGGCCTAGTCCACGTATCCACTGATGAAGTGGAACTGGAGAAGCTGCTCGCCGGGGACCCGGTCACCTATTACTGCGGGTTCGACCCCACGGCGCCCAGCCTGCACCTGGGCAACCTGGTGCAGTTGCTCGTGATGCGCAGGCTCCAGCTCGCCGGCCACAAACCGTTGGGCCTGGTTGGCGGGTCGACAGGACTGATCGGTGATCCGCGGCCGACGGCGGAACGCACCTTGAACACCAAAGACACCGTTTCCGAGTGGGTCGGCTACCTCCAGGCACAGGTCCGCCGCTTCCTGAGCTTCGAAGGCGACAACGCCGCCAGGATGGTCAACAACCTGGACTGGACCGCACCGCTGAGCGCCATCGACTTCCTCCGCGACATCGGAAAGCACTTCCGCGTGGGCACCATGCTCCGCAAGGACGCCGTGGCTTCCCGCCTCAGTTCGGATGAAGGCATCAGCTACACCGAGTTCAGCTACCAGATCCTGCAAGGCATGGACTACCTCCAGCTCTTTCGCGATTACGGCTGTGCCCTGCAGACAGGGGGCTCCGACCAATGGGGAAACCTCACCAGCGGCACCGAGCTCATCCGCAAGGTTGAGGGCAAGCACGTGCACGCGCTGGGCACTCCGCTCATCACCAATTCGGACGGCACCAAGTTCGGCAAGAGCGAAGGCAACGCCATCTGGCTCGACCCGGAGATGTGCAGCCCGTATGCCTTCTACCAGTTCTGGCTAAACACGGCGGATGCCGACGTGGCCGACAGGCTGAAGGTGTTCACGTTCCTTAGCCGCGCCGAGATTGAAGCCCTCGAAGTTTCCATTGCGGAACGTCCCTTTGCCCGCGAGGGCCAGCGGAAGCTCGCGTTCGAAGTGACATCCCTGGTTCATGGCGTCGAGGCTACGGAAAAGGTCATCGCTGCATCTGCGGCGCTGTTCGGCGGCGGGGATCTCGCGGCGCTGGACGAGGGCACCCTTGCGGCTGCGACGGCCGAGCTGCCCTCGGCCCGTATTGCGGCGGATGGCCTCGGCATCGTGGATCTGCTCGTGGCCTCCGGTCTCTCGGACAGCAAATCGGCTGCCCGCCGGACGGTCGGAGAGGGCGGTGCCTACGTCAACAACTCCAAGGTGACCGATCCCGATGCCGTCATTCCTGGCAGCGAACTCCTGCACGGGCGCTACCTGCTCCTGCGCCGGGGGAAGAAGAACCTCGCCACCGTCGAAGTGACAGCGTCCTAA